Proteins from a genomic interval of Arachis hypogaea cultivar Tifrunner chromosome 10, arahy.Tifrunner.gnm2.J5K5, whole genome shotgun sequence:
- the LOC112718304 gene encoding probable ribosome biogenesis protein RLP24: protein MRLEKCWFCSSTVYPGHGIQFVRNDAKVFSICRSKCHKNFKMKRNPRKVKWTKAYRRVHGKDMTQDSTFEFERKPNRLERYDRNLAENILKAIPKIEKIRVIREERHHKNRMKGKKEKIQEEAVKELEQGISMVKAPLAQKIKISVSQWQSEDNDAMEE from the exons ATGAGATTAGAAAAGTGCTGGTTTTGTTCTTCAACCGTGTACCCTGGACATGGAATCCAGTTTGTTCGTAATGATGCAAAGGT TTTTTCGATTTGTAGATCTAAATGCCACAAGAACTTCAAAATGAAGAGGAATCCTCGGAAAGTAAAATGGACCAAGGCGTATAGGCGGGTGCATGGAAAGGATATGACTCAG GATTCAACCTTTGAGTTTGAGAGAAAGCCAAATAGGCTAGAGAGATATGACAGGAATCTTGCGGAAAACATCCTCAAGGCCATTCCAAAGATTGAAAAGATCAGGGTCATCAGGGAGGAGAGGCACCATAAGAATAG aatgaagggcaagaaagaaaagatacaGGAGGAGGCAGTAAAGGAGTTGGAGCAGGGCATCAGTATGGTCAAAGCTCCTTTGG CACAAAAGATTAAAATCTCTGTTTCCCAATGGCAATCAGAGGACAACGATGCGATGGAGGAGTAA